TTCTAGCACACCCTCTCCCTGCAAAATTTGCAAAAATTCAACTGGTTTTGAGACACAAATGGCACTCAGCTAATGAAAAAGAGGGGTCTTGAAAAGCGTAACATATTCATGTTCCACAATATAAGAGGCCACATGCATTTCGAAGTAGGCAATAATACTTCGCTGCTGGTCTCCCAGCCTCGCtcgaagggagggagggagacggAGGACGATTAGCCGCAGTGCTGTGAGCAGCCTGAAGCTGACACACGCCGGCAGCGACACTGACCTGCGGGGCCGCTGCGGGAGAGGGCCGTGGGCTGATGGAAGCTGTAGACCGGGATCCTGGAATGTTCGCTCTCCATGGCCTGCGGGTCTCCGCAGCACGAGCCGCCGCGCGCCTGGACGCCACGGGCTACACAGGCAGGAAGCGCTGCTCAACTCCCCGGAGGcttttccgggggggggggggcgaggacgGGAGATGTGTCCCCGCGCGCCGCTCCCCCGGCCccgcgcggggcggggcgggataCACACACACTTAGCAGGGGCCCGGCAGGTGGGgagcctcgcccccccccccgggacgcACAGCGGCCCCGCGAGCGGCGTGTGACAGACCCAGCGGACGTCGCGCAGGGCTCGGCCAGGCCCGCGGGAACAGCGCGGCCGCTCCGACCGTTTCGCTTTGGAACCGAAGCCGGTTCCACGGACCCACGCACCAGCCCGCGCGTATCGGACCCTGGGAAAGCGCCTCCCCGACAGCCGCGCCTGAGCCGTCCCGCGCGCTGCACAGAGCAGGAACGGAGGCGCCCCGGACCGGGTGCCGACTCGCGGGACAGCGAGAGGCGACGGCGACAGGCACCTCTCTGGGTGGGCGCTGTTTCCGCGGCCGTTTGAAAATGGGAACGGCGACGGAAGGGCGGGGCGAAGAGGCGCGCAGGCGCAAAGCCCGGGGGTGGTGTCTCCGTCGTGCGCCGGTACCGTCACACGTGTGCACATGCGCAGTGGGGACAGTGACGCCCCCACGAATCCACTGCCCTGAGCTGGGGCGGCCAAGTCGGAGGCGCCGGGAACGTGTCCACGCGCACGCGCACGCGCCCCCTCGGGCAGGGCGTATGGGCGGTGCGGAGCCTCCTACCCTCCAGCGGGctgcgcggcggcggcggcggcggccggggcgCTGCGATGCTGCGTTATGGCGGCGGCAGCGGCTTTCCTGCTCTGGGCTGCCCTGCGGCTGCGAGGGAGCCACGGGCACGGCAGGATGCCCCCGCCCCAGCTGCAGACCGCCCAGACCTGCACTTCCTCCCCGTCCCCGTCCGCACGGGCAGCGTGGGAGCCTGCctcgccccccagcccccacgtGGCCAGTGCTGCGGGGCGTCGTCTTGCCCAAGCGGTGGAGCTAGGCATAGGCAGACTGAGCGGTTGTTCAGAGGCGGGAGCAAGGCAAGGGCCCCCTCGTGTTTGGTTTGTGGGAAAGTGCAATTAGTAACTTGCAGGGGATGGGCGGAAATATTCCTGGTAGGGCTCCCAATGAGCTAGCAGCGCTGTCACTGGTtagtatcgcaaaaagaaaaggaggacttgtggcaccttagagactaacacatttgtttgagcataagctttcgtgagctacagcatcggatgaagtgagctgtagctcactacagcttatggtcaaataaatttgttagtctctaaggtgccacaagtcctccttttctttttgcgaatacagactaacacggctgctactctgaaacccggtTAGTATCAGTGCACCACCGGCTCGGCAGGGTCCCGGCatggaggcaggagcagagctgctgcGAACTTGGGgtttccatttcacaggaaaatgggcattttgaaatttggtttcattccaaatCGGAAGAAAACCTACTATTTTTGCAATTTCCTTCACAACGGATATTCTCAAAACGTTCCTTGTGGAAAATGTTAGTTTCacaacatttcaaattttatctgtaatgtttttaattgtatattattttgtattatgtgtACATTATTTCATTCTGTGTTAAGGGGTGTGCATAGTAACTCATGCATAACTTGATTCCTTACAACACAAGcagggcctgaagaagagctctgtgtatctcaAAAGCTTGACTTTTccaccacagaagttggtccaataaaactgGTTCTCAGTCAGAGGTAGCTGTACCCGTggaggtacacagaggtcttccagggcacTCAGTAATTCATCTAGCTCTTTGCCCAGTTTTACATCAGGCTACAAAAAAATCACtcgcgaagtcagtacaaactaaaattccatacaGATGATTATTTACACTGCTCTATAATGTACATGTACCTcactacagcttatgctcaaataaatttgttagtctctaaggtgccacacatactccttttctttttgtgaatacagactaacacggctgctactctgaaaactgaaatataagtacaatatttatattccaattgatttattttataattatatgataaaaatgaaaataagcaatttttcagtaatagtgcactgtaaagtttttgtctttttatgtctgattttgtaagcaagtacttttCAAGTTTGGTGAAACTTTGGATACACATGACAACTcacactcctgaaaggggtacaatagtctggaaaggttgagaaccactgcaataaaagatattacctcacctgccttatCACTCTAACACAAGAAGGAAACACTCAGTACTAAACAGCGGCCCTTAATGATTTCACAAGAGAATATTTCAATTAACGTATTATGTCATGTCAGCTGTAGTGCATAATATGTATATGCACTACTATATGGTATATACATTAATACATTGTGAACTACTACTGCTGACATGTTAGGAAATATCATACAAATAatatacaaatgaaaaataaatttgaaaacaaaatttagaAATGTTTCCAAAAGGAAATTTTTCATACTGAAATTTTTTATGGGAAATTTCATAAAAAATTATAcaattttttgggaaaaaaagctTTGTCAAAAACAGCTTTTCCCAGCAAAAATCTTCTGATGAAAATTTTCTGATAAGCTTTACTCACAGGGGCTGATGTGGGGGAAAGACCCTTCAAGGGTATCAGTGCCGCAAGTATTTACCATAAGTGACAACAGTGGCCATCTgttttttaactatttattttaaaattatttcaacaGATACAGTGATATACAGAGTCCCCAAATACTGGGAAATAATGGTACACTAGTCATAGGTATGAATATAAAGGCATGAATTTGACCAATTAAGACAAGCACATTTTATGGACTCTAATACTTCTAAAATCCTAAATAATATGGTTTGTAATGGAAACTCTTAACACACCCAAAATTGCATTGTGGCTGTTGGTTGCCCCTAAAAAAGTGTGCTTAGAGGTCACAGAACAGACATATAACTGTATTTTTGAAAACTCCCTACTTAAAAATGAGAACTCGATCAGATTTTTCAGACACAtttcatattttctctctctctcttttaacaaGTAAGCCagtcttttttttcccaaacatCCTTTAGCTTATTTGCCTTTTAAGAGAGCTACAAGCCCTTTGGAACTCAGAGCTTGTCCTCAACATTTGAAGAAGGGTGGATAGATAGTTTTAGGTTTTGCTGCTATTTATTTTTCGGAATATATAATGCAAGGCATATCCATATGTCTAAATATTTATCTTGTTTGTGTCTTCCTTCTTTTACCCAGATCTGATAGATAAGCTTTTCTATTCAAGGATATCACACACTCTGGCATACCATTAGAATGAGCTATGTTTTTAAAGGTAAGCAAgtatgtaagtctttgcaggatacGTGCCTGTGATAGAACACAGAGATACTGATTTTCCCACCACTGAGCCAAGACCAGTCTTGCTGCTACTAGTTTTATCAGGCTTTTGTTACAATTATAAGAGATATCTCTCATAGGGAGGTCTCATAGAACTGTTGCTGGGTTATTTGAAATATTACATTTAGTTATATTCTTTATTGCTATGTAATTTTGCACTAGTAGATACTGTTAAAGGATACGTTTTTGCATAATCAGCTCTTCCCTTAGACTCCAATTGTGCAAGCTGATCTGTGCAGGTGTAAAGCCTTAGTTTTATATTTCAATCAGAtgattctcccctctcctcctcccccacctccgcACACACTTGTCCCACTTGCACAGTGATAtgggcacacacaaaaaagagatATTTATAAAATCTGTCATTGACCTTCTGGAATATTTATATCATATTTGCTGACATCATTTTCAGATGTGGGCTACAAATCATTGCAATGAATATGAGGTCCCAATTTATAGAAGAACGAAGTCACCATGTATTCTCAAGTCActctttgtatttatttctgtaGAGCTGAAATGCAAGTTGTAGGTGCCATCCGTATGGGATCTAGGCAACCATAAGATAAAATCAAGTTGGAAAATTGAACCATATTAAATACAAACCAGAAGGTCCAGTGTTCTACttgaatttcttccttttttgaaTTTCTTAGCTCTTGCTAACCTGCACCAACCAACCTTGGTGAGTTTCCCAGATAGCTACAGTGTGCATGTTAATGGATAGAAGCTCAGAGGTGCAAATTTCCTCTTGCTGATGCCCTAGGAAAACACATTAGGCATGTACAACATAAAGAAAATGAATCACAATATTCATAGCAAAGGCACAAGGTATGAAGGTGTTCAGGAAAGTTtgtcataaatatttatttttgtgctgACTTTTAGAGAGaaagttttttcttttggtaacagATAAAGGACATGGGGGTTTTTTGTCTTTTCTggtaaagaaaaaagtaaaattcaAGATTCAGCAGATATGccaactttaaaaatattttttacatttttgcctGGGATAGAAACTAGCTGTGAACATGAAACACAAGCTGCCCAAGTCACAGAGGACAAGGAAATGGCTTTCTGTCAAGGAAAACCCCACACTGAAGCAGTGTCAGAAGGAGTTCCTTCCAGTGAAACCTGCTGAAATCCTGATCTGAAAGATATTTGGGGCTGGACTATATAGTCTTCTCATTGAAGAGTAACAGACCACACCAGTTGAAAAACACTCACTGACAGATTTAAACAAATATCTGATACAATTCCTTTGAGAAAATTTGTAAATCTGGACTGCTAATAAAAACAGAGATCTTCTTCAACAGGAACAGTCTCTCTCCAGCCATTAGCCAGATTCCAATGATTAACAATTATAGATATTTTTCTACATgggatttatttctttaaatatctAGAGAGAGTCACCTCTTTAATCATTATCCCCTTCTTTCTTGTACTTGGCAGGAAAACAAAATCTAATCACTGTAGGGAATGTCAAAAAGTACAAATGTGAATATGGCACGGGCTGCTGGATCGTCAACATTTTTTTACTGCGTTAAAATTCATCTCTAATCCTCATTTTTTTGAATATCAGATTTGCTAACTCAGTGAAATGTAGGCATCTCTGCAGCTGAAATACCTAGCTCaaagaggaagggaggaaagattTTATATTACAGTGTAAATaggagttttatttctgttttcttctgtaATTGAGTTTTAGTTTCTTGGAGATTTCAGCTGCTGTAACCAGAATTTTGTGCACTGGATCGTTTGATCCAAACATCAGGCATGTCTGGTTGGCTGTTTGGTAAAACAACTGGACCTTCACTCCCTAATCCCAGTCGGTTTTTCCAAGAAGAGCTGTTTTGCTGGGATGCTGGTAAAGATACATCAAAGACGGTCTCTCTAAGGTCCAACCTCAGGGTGTCTCTCTTTCCATTCAGGTGACCTCTCTCTGCTGCACAGCAGGAATCAGATACCTCTAAGACTTTGGGACAAGAACTGGCTGACTCAGCAAGTTTTATGCTCTGCTCAAAATCACTGAGAGAGATCTCACTTGAGACGTTGAGCACATTGAAAGAACTGCTATGAGAACAAAGGCCTCTGTGAAATTTGTAAATTTCAGCTTCAGGGATATTACTATTTTCTGAGGTATAATCTGACTGTTGTTGAGCAGTGTCTCTAGAACACTGAGATGTATTTAACTGTCCTTCATCTTTCATGCTGGCTGAATAAAGATAGTCCAGCATGTATCCATCCCAGGCTTTTGGACCATATTTTTGACATCTACAATCTCTGCAGAGTCTCTCTCTATGAATTTCTTCTTCTGCTCCCGAGCTGCTATGTTTGTAAGGAGAAGATGTTTGCAAGGCAGGACACTGACAAAGATCTACACGGTGGTCCATTAGAGTCTCCTGCagattctgtctgtctgtttcaaGAGAAGGATGGATTCCTATTCTGGGACACCTGTTGTCCTGGAGCTGTATGTCTTCAGACAGGACAGAAGGACGATTAGACAGTTTGCTGGTGGAAGTGCTGTTGTCAAAACTGTCACTAAGTTTTCTGGCCAAGGGCTGGAGCTCATACTGTTCATTTGCAGTGTTAGACTCTTGCACCTTCCGTAATCTGttctgcttctcttctcccccacagtTAAAGCTTCCATTTGGCCTGGAGTCATCAGAATAGTCCTTCAAGGCATAGGTACAAGGCCAAAGGATCTGACCGCAGTTCTTCTCTgggccaaagaagcagcacaGAGACTGAAAAAAGAAGCTGGCAAATCCACAGCTGATACACTTGATCATCATTATGAATATCCCCAGCTTCCGGTATGCCAGCACTGTGGCAGGCAGCATGATGATACCTGCAGAAAACAGAGCAGATGCCACCATAGCAGTGGCACAGCTCATCTGCTTCAGAGAGAAGGCCACTCGGCTCAGGCGATCAGAATGTGGGCACAAGTGGTAGGAAATACAGTAGTTCACTGTAAAGTCAGTGGAGAGGCCTACTGCTGCTGAAATGAAGAGAGACTCCACTGCATTGAGCTGCCATTCCAACAGCACCAAGAGACCAACAGTTACCAGGACAGTGCCTGTGATAGCTGTAACAGAGAATATGCTAAGAATAACATTCCAGGTGGTGAGCAGCAGCACCACAAAAGAGATGGTTATGGATAGTCCTATGACCACCATTGTCTCTGTGCTAAGACTGTGCTGGAGATTATATAGCTCTAGTTTACTGGTGTACCATCCATTCTGAAGCCCCATGGGGGCAGTTTTCATTTCCTCTGTTATCCAGTGGCCAATTTCATTGTAGAATTGTTTGGCTTTGCTGTAGTTGAAGCTGTAGTGATAAATAGTTTGAAACTGTAGCACCAAGGCAATTAGGTTTCCCTCTCCATCAAATCTAAGACCCAAATCATAGGTTTCAGCCCCATCTCTGCCTTGTTCCATGATCATCATTTTGATGCAGTGCAGGAAGACTTCGCTTCCATAGGGGAAGGGGAAGTGGTTACAGCAGAGATTGAAGCTGTGATCTTGCTGGGAGCACTGGCGACTGTCCATCCACGTGTGAAACTCCTCCATGAAACAAACTGTAGATTTCTGCTCCAGATCAGAATAGTAGAAAGTTTGATTCTTCACTTTTTGGCAGAATTCCAAGAGCCAGTTTTGAGCTTCAGGATTTTGGATTGTAAATGTGGTATCTTTCACCAGTGTGCCATTGCTCTTAGGATTGAAATGATCCCCGTTGTCCACAGGCAGTATGCCCCAGACTATAGTGATGGGCATGCGTTGTCCTTCTCCATGCTCCAGCCTCTCAAACATGAACTGGTGACAGTATTCTGCATCATATCTCTCAAAGGGATGGCTTAACCTAAACATCTGGACAGATGGCATCTCTAAACTGGGGAGTTTTAGTTTAGGATTAAAACAGGAAATGTAGGCACCCCCTATTGCCAAGGCTGTAAACCAGCAGATCCAAATGTAACGAAACTTTATAACACCACATGGAAGAATCTTCTCAAATAACAGCTTGGAGGTTTCACACAAGGTATTCTGGAGACCCCTGAGTATAtgatggagagagaaaataactCTTTTATGCCCGCTGTAGTTCCAGTAGTCTTCTGGTTTATAAATGCAGTTTGTTGCTATGTAGCGTTCATACAACACAACAGAAGATGGAAGCCAAGTTACCATGAATACTAAATTCACCAATACACAGGTGCCCATGTAGATGGCAAAACAGCAGATGGCAATTATATTGCTCATATAGCTTGCATAGAAAGCAGCACCTGTTGTAAAGGAAGATGCCAGCATGAGATACCCAAAGTGGTGCATGGTTTGGCTCATCCACTGCAGGAGGCCTGCAGAAGGATTCTGGCTCTTGCTGAGGCTCCAGAGATCAAAAAAACACAAAGGTGTGATTTGCGCAAATGCTACTGAGAATGACAACTGCTGTCAGGTTTACAAAAGGGAAGTAGGTGAATCTGAAGGCCACTTTATACAAGAAGAAGGAGATCATCAAAGAACTGACAACAATCATAAGGACCATAAAAGTAATAAAGATTGAGCGTAAATAAAAAGTCATACTTAGAAAAATGGCTAATATTGCCAGGACTGGATACATGGTATCCAGTAAAAGATAGTATTGGAATAGTTTCTGTTTAAGACCCAGATCCATTCCAGTGATTGATGTGTAATTATCAAACAGGTCCCATGACTCAAGGTTGTCCAGGTAGATTTCCATCATAGATGCTCCTTTCTTTGTAGGCAAAAACAGCAGGCTGTATTTCAGTGATGGCACTTGATATTCCATTGTCTGAAGACTGAGAAAGTCTCTGTCAACCAAGAAGTGAAGAAGCTGATAAATACCACTGAACCGGGTACATTTTTCTGGTACTTTGGCACACTGAGCATGTTTCTCTCTTCCAGTCCTGGGACCTATGCAAGAAGGAATAAGGATGCCTTTGTGGTAGTCTGGGGCACAGGAACGGAGGAGTGCCAGGGTGTGGGAGACATCTGCTTGAGTTATCTCCAAACAAGAAGATCTGTTGTGAAGGACAGCAATATAGTTACCCAGAGACCAGCTTGGGCAGCATTCATTGCCTTCAGTACGTTGACAGAGATTCCCAAAATGAGCATGTGAGCGGATCTGAAAAACAGCCAATAGTAGAACATCAGATTAGACTCTCCCTAAAAAACTTTTTACTCTACTGCCTTTATACAGCAGAGTGTTTAAATTCTCACTAGAATTATCCTGTCCTCCTCATGTTTATAAACCCTGTTTCCCCAACCTTTTGTtgacaaaatacaatatattgtAGCCATTGAAACAAGCTGTTTGGGCAGCACTTTTTCCAAAACTAAATTAATAGCCTCCATTATTATTTCTTGCACTGATTTAGGAATTGGGATCCTTCCTTAATCCATTGTCCTATTACTAGTGACAGTAGCTTTCCTCATTTTACGTTCAGTGTCTGGATTAGGACCACTAAGATGAGAATTTTTAAACTCTTTATCCTTTTTCTCTTAAGCTTCTTTTTTCTGCACCACAGTGACGTTCTGTGAAGGACATAAGCAGAAGGCATGAAActgtaaggataaggccttttccTGCCACCATATTGTAAGGCCTAaagcctttgtctgcagccatattaggagagcagcagccattagctaagAAGCAGGAAATCACATCCtaacattccatctaaattacattaaaacaatgtaatatcagggTATTAAGAAGACGATCCTGTCCTAATAGCACCCGACATCACTAGATAAAAAAAACAGATCTTacgatggttaaagaaaacttagtttgatagcgttgtggtctggcaagaaatcacttatcaatagttgtggttgagAAATCcccatttctttattgttttgtctttatggtccCCCTTTCTctattgtgtgtatgtatgatctctgtctggttctttgattgtttctgtctgttacataactGATTTACACCTTGCAAAATTAATGAATGTGTTGGGATatgattggttagagaattttgttacaatatgttaggatagGTTAGTAAAATGATTGATTAAGGTATAGCCAAGCAAGACtgaagtttcactatataaactggtttttcacagacctgaagaggttggttttttttaagctaagagcaGCTagggggttttctgtctatttgcctggagacagacgtgttagttgttttttttttaaaggatttttctgtaggctgagaatagctatcacGTTAccgcacagcaaaattttacaagccaggttttttggttttgttttgtggttttctttctaactcttgggtgtaaagttagttaaaaacagagaggctaggatgacagaaaccaaggcacatcacaaactggagttaaccagactggaggcagtgaaagaggcagaaaaagcccaagaggctgcccaccagagagctatggaggcagaaaaagcccaagaggctgcccacaggagagctatggaggcagtgaaagtagcagaaaaagcccaggaggctgcccacaggagagctatagaggcaagggaaaaagaactggaggagaaggaaaaagagaggaagcatgcactggagatggagaaggctcagcagaatataccggataaccctaacaatccttacccaacaatccacaaatgggaacgactaagtccacagtatgatgaatccagtgatattgctgaatattttctcacctttgagagaccgcgcacactccataaaattcctgaagctcacaagattaccacattggtcgcaaaatttgACTGGAAGGGCTCTGGACATATTCagtaagatgcctattgatgaggcttctaactataataaattcaaggatttggttttaaagcaatttcaagttacacctgaaacttacagagtaaaatttagagcccttatgagaggacctggactaagtaatgtggcttatataAACCAGATGAAGGCTCTGTTAGATAAATAGGTCAAAGGAAGGggtgtaactagctttgaaggaatgtgtgatttgatgactcaggagcaattcctgaatatgtccaaggaggatataaaacagtgtttatgggataagaaaatggactaagcagaaagtcttgcttcttatgctgatcaatacaagcagtcccagaccgccagaaAGGCGGGGCAAACCGaaacaaaatggagagagaaacaaccctggtcgcagttggagtggataccagaagggacaacctcagaccacaccctactactgggggcagcccaaggccccaactacaccctaaggaacactccagacaccttatcgtcccaccacaccgttctccagcaacgaCCTCggcccagtgacctgtcagctggatgatgttttaaatgtaacgagctggagcatgtaaaagccaactgccccaagaaccccaacagattacagttcattgcactggaatcacaccagaggtcctcaggcccatatacctcccagataccctcagagtggagggaaactgagtgtgggcgggaaaaagatcaccgcatggagggacaccggagcacaagtgtcggctatccatgcttccttagtgaaCCCCAACTcaatcaacccagaggcccaagtggtgattcaacccttcaagtccaactcttttgatttgcctacagccaagttacctgtccagtacaaggaaTGTActgctggtcaggaatgtggacttttgcagtctatgatgattaccccattcccatgctgctgggggaagacttggccaacaaggtaaagctggccaagagggtgggaatggtcacccacagccagactaagcaagcttccacacctatccctgttcctgagccttccaccagagccccgtctgtgttaccagaaacccagatggaggtggtggaactgGATCCCCTGCCAACAACTACAATGGcaatagtggatccagtcccagagatccAGCCCAAGCCAGTCCCCGAACTGAAACTGGcgaagcaaccagcaccagaaccactgccagcactgagtccagcgcttgcaaccctgtctacagctccaacacaagagggcaccaccgagcctgcactggcagcagcagcagatgaccctacacaagatgctcagccagagcctgaaataccccaaagtgcaccagcggagagcggttcaccaTCAACAgaaaacagccccatcaccttcatcgcttccagagggaccaagcctaggtccacaatccaatgaggaactgatatctccagcatcaagggaacagttccagaccgaacaggaagcagatgaaagcctccagaaagcttggacggcggcacggaacaacccaccgcctctcagctcttctaatcgattcagagaattaaaggtttgtcagtttacagccaaGAGACCACGGAGCCATTCTTACCGGTCTCGGATTAAAATATTATTGGCAATTTAGAAGATTAAGTCTAGTCACATTCAGTGTAGTCCTCTCTGGATAGAAAGCCATATTGCTTATCTATCACCATCTTATCTGGCACCTCTAGAGAGGATGTTGTGCTGTTGGAAGTGCCAACGTCCGATGAATCTGATCACTTATAtttattaaagatcccatggtgcTTTTCACAAAACTATcataatctaatctaatctaatctttcTGTTTATATGGTCCTCCTCACTATAGCGTGTGGGGTGTTAGGCTCAGTATATGGGCAAATTCCTCTTTTGGTAATTACATTAACCACCGTAAATTCTATAGTTTCAATTCAATATTCTATCATCAGTTTCTTGCCCAAGATGTTGTGTGTGTACTATAAAACAGCTATGGCTCTTCAGCCCataggcagctgcatttcagtagtaggtaaagttttattcttttatttataaGCCTGTAAAATCCATTGGCATTCTCCAGGATGAAAGATATTATATCtctcatatgattttttttcttgctagcTCTTAGTTAATGATTAAACCAGTACATTGAAATGAGATTGCATATGTATACATTCCCCATGGTAATACTAACCTTGTCCTGTTCAATTTGACACATGGACTGAATTGCTTGCAAGTTCCACAAACTCCCAGCAG
This DNA window, taken from Dermochelys coriacea isolate rDerCor1 chromosome 6, rDerCor1.pri.v4, whole genome shotgun sequence, encodes the following:
- the DISP2 gene encoding LOW QUALITY PROTEIN: protein dispatched homolog 2 (The sequence of the model RefSeq protein was modified relative to this genomic sequence to represent the inferred CDS: deleted 1 base in 1 codon): MEGAPAPQAQEGRRREPGTCSPREKVNPEPCKTCLNVPEIRKTEPSHGGAPWERVCPVHRCPITASPSLVRGHPSSSNRMLGPMSVQSNGQVPSSSQDSHQHHLYYHCNQQEPRDSYALPPLPGHGERATLCSHHSSGNSLPAAHHETSESQWKQWSHDQQQSRPVQRHIVTVRHDKAFRMPKSYSQVIAEWPVAVLVLCSVTVLVCTLAGLLVGNLPDFSEPLMGFVPRDTDIGRKLIVWKNVQTHTGYQKTLSLSPYTEKNSYGDIGINGGQRFIHGKQEARTRRMVEQDYGKDSFFCGPPGKSYSQLVFMSTTAGSLWNLQAIQSMCQIEQDKIRSHAHFGNLCQRTEGNECCPSWSLGNYIAVLHNRSSCLEITQADVSHTLALLRSCAPDYHKGILIPSCIGPRTGREKHAQCAKVPEKCTRFSGIYQLLHFLVDRDFLSLQTMEYQVPSLKYSLLFLPTKKGASMMEIYLDNLESWDLFDNYTSITGMDLGLKQKLFQYYLLLDTMYPVLAILAIFLSMTFYLRSIFITFMVLMIVVSSLMISFFLYKVAFRFTYFPFVNLTAVVILSSICANHTLCFFDLWSLSKSQNPSAGLLQWMSQTMHHFGYLMLASSFTTGAAFYASYMSNIIAICCFAIYMGTCVLVNLVFMVTWLPSSVVLYERYIATNCIYKPEDYWNYSGHKRVIFSLHHILRGLQNTLCETSKLLFEKILPCGVIKFRYIWICWFTALAIGGAYISCFNPKLKLPSLEMPSVQMFRLSHPFERYDAEYCHQFMFERLEHGEGQRMPITIVWGILPVDNGDHFNPKSNGTLVKDTTFTIQNPEAQNWLLEFCQKVKNQTFYYSDLEQKSTVCFMEEFHTWMDSRQCSQQDHSFNLCCNHFPFPYGSEVFLHCIKMMIMEQGRDGAETYDLGLRFDGEGNLIALVLQFQTIYHYSFNYSKAKQFYNEIGHWITEEMKTAPMGLQNGWYTSKLELYNLQHSLSTETMVVIGLSITISFVVLLLTTWNVILSIFSVTAITGTVLVTVGLLVLLEWQLNAVESLFISAAVGLSTDFTVNYCISYHLCPHSDRLSRVAFSLKQMSCATAMVASALFSAGIIMLPATVLAYRKLGIFIMMIKCISCGFASFFFQSLCCFFGPEKNCGQILWPCTYALKDYSDDSRPNGSFNCGGEEKQNRLRKVQESNTANEQYELQPLARKLSDSFDNSTSTSKLSNRPSVLSEDIQLQDNRCPRIGIHPSLETDRQNLQETLMDHRVDLCQCPALQTSSPYKHSSSGAEEEIHRERLCRDCRCQKYGPKAWDGYMLDYLYSASMKDEGQLNTSQCSRDTAQQQSDYTSENSNIPEAEIYKFHRGLCSHSSSFNVLNVSSEISLSDFEQSIKLAESASSCPKVLEVSDSCCAAERGHLNGKRDTLRLDLRETVFDVSLPASQQNSSSWKNRLGLGSEGPVVLPNSQPDMPDVWIKRSSAQNSGYSS